The window AGTTTCAGGAGTCCGGGAAGCAGCGAAAGCCTCAGTATTTCTGTGTCCTCTGTTACCGGGTTGATCAGACGAACGGCATCTTTTTCACTCAGGCGCATCATTCCGAACTGCATTCTGACCGAACTGAGCATGAAGGAAACTGTCTGCATGTAGCCGTAGCCGGCCATAAGTTCGAAAATCAGGTTCGAGAATATCGTAGCCGGCAGCATGGTTCCGTTTGTCTGTCTCTTTGACTGAGTGTTTCCGAAATTTTCATAGCCGTAGGCAATTGCAGCATCTTCGGCTATGTCGACGGGATGCATGATATCCATCCTGTAGGGAGGTATGCCGGCGACAATGGCACTTTTTTCATTCTGCACTGTGTAACCCATCCTTTCTAGCAGGTCCGCCAGTCTGTCCTGTGAAAACTTCAACCCGGTTACTGAATTGACCAGCGAAGACGGAACGGTCATATGATCGAAGGCCATGTCTGGATAGCGCTCCGTGCTGCCGCCGCTTTCAACTACTGCGGATTCGATGATGCCGCCGCGTTCCGAAAGCGCGGAGCAGAGAATATTGAGCACCCTGCTGCATACGGCGGTATCTACGCCATTCACGTCGAAGAGAACATTTCTTGTCTTTTCCGTCAGAGCGGAAACTGTTCCGTTGATGATCGGGGGCATTGACAGCACTTTTCCCCTCGCATCAGTTATGCAGGGATAAGGACCGCCGCCGAGGAGTGGCCCGTATTCAATGCCTTTTTCATGTCCTCTGACAATTTCATCGGGGGTCATTACATCAGTCATTCCGAGCGGCTCGAAACTGATTTCCTTTCCGCCGTACGCCCTGAACAGGAACGGCGGCGTTACCCTGTCAAGGTCATGTATCCCTATCGATACCTTTTTCCTCCGCCTTCCTACTGTAAGATGTAGTTTTTCCTGTAGATCTATCAGCGACTTCAGCGCGCCGTCGTCCATGACAATGTTCCTCACCACACCGCACAGCATCACGGGCCTGAGGTTTTTGACCGAATCATCGACGGTCATTCTCACCTTTCCCTCATTCACGGCGAATACCTTAGGCCTCGACAGTCCGTACAGATGTTTCAGGGAGCGTGCCACTCCTTCTACGGAATAATGATCCGGCCTGTTGGGGAAAAACTCGAACCTGAGTATTCCCGCTTCGCTGCCTTCAAAACTTGCCCCCATCATCGGAATGGCGGACTGGAACCACTCTGAATCCTTATCCAGTCCTGAAAGACTGACCAGATCCCGGAGCTTCAAATCAATTACTGGCATTCAACTGACCAACAACTGTTAGATGTATTTTAATCTAAAGTGAGTCGGCTTCCGAACATGGAATAAATACAAATTGGTGCAGCCGATGTTGTCCTGACTCCAATGAAGTGGAACGTAGCTGTTCTCGGCGCGGGAAAGATAGGGGAGGCCGTGGCAAGATGCCTCTCTGCCTCGGATTTGACTGCTTCTGTGACTGTAACGAAGAGGAATCCCTCAACCCTGAAACTGGAAGACAGGAAGATACTCATCTCAGACAGGAATGACGAAGCGTGCAAACGGTCGGAAATTGTCGTGATAGCTGTAAAGGCAGGCGATGCGATGAAGCTCATTTCACAGATCGGCGAACATGTCCGCGGCAAACTCGTCATTTCGCTGATGGCTGCAATAAGCATTGATCGGCTGCAGCAGCATCTGCCTGAAAGCAAGATAATAAGGGCGATGCCGAACATAGCCGCATCCATAGGCGAATCGATTACAGCGTTCTGCGTCGGCCGGACTGTCACGGATGAAGAAAGGCGCACGGGAATTTCCGTTCTCGGTACGTTTGGTGACACGGTGGAAGTTAAAGAATCGCAGATGGACGCTGTGACGGCGTTGTCGGGGAGCGGACCTGCATATATTGCAATAATCATCGATGCCATGATTAGCGCGGGACTCAAGGTAGGACTGTCGAGGGAAATCGCATTCAGGCTGGTGACCAGAACACTGACAGGAACAGCCGATCTGCTGAACAGGCACCCTCTGCATCCCGCAGAACTCAGGGACGCTGTCACAACTCCCGCGGGAACGACGATTGCAGGCATATATGAACTTGAAAAGGGATCGGTGCGCACCAGCATCATGAATGCAGTGGAGGCAGCCACAGAGGCATCTAAAAAGGTGGCCCTCCGGTTCGACGGAGAGTTTAATGTGTAATGCAGCGGAAGGCTCAGTTCATTTCGTCCGGATTGGAAGCAGGAGGCTGAAAATTGCAGTCATCCCCGAAAACTGAAATGACTGTTCCGTACAGGAAATGCGATCTCTTTCCCGGACCTGGCCAAATTGCATTCTACCACGGAGACGCGGGCGCAATTCTCAGGGAAATCGTTGACGAGAGAAGCGTTGATGTTGTCGTCACATCCCCGCCGTACAACATCGGCAAGCCCTACGGTCCATATCAGGACAGACTGCCAAGGGAGAAATACATTGACTGGATTGCCGAAATATGCACATCTGTCGGCAGGGTGCTGTCTGACGGAGGTTCCTTTTTTCTGAACCTCGGCCAAATACCGAAGGATCAGTTCCTTCCTCTGGAAATTGCACTACGGCTTAAGGAAAATTTTCACCTGCAGAACACAATCCACTGGGTAAAATCGATATCTGTGCAGAAGAAGGATCAGGTAAATGGAGGCACCGTTACCGAAACTGTGGGGCATGTTAAGCCTCTGAGGAGCGACAGGTATCTCAATGACGAACATGAGTACATTTTCCATTTTACACTGCATGGCGATGTCAGCATTGACAAACTCGCAGTCGGTGTGCCCTACAAGGACAAATCGAACATAGGCCGATGGCGGAGTGTCCGGTCAGATCTCAGGGACCGTGGAAATGTATGGCACATACCATACAAAACAATACAGAGCAGGAAGCAGAGGCCGCATCCTGCGACGTTTCCCGTGATGCTTCCCGAATTCTGCATCAAGCTGCATGGGCTCTCAAAGACACGCATGGTGATGGATCCGTTCAACGGCACAGGAAGCACGGCGCTCGCCTGCGCTTCCCTGAGCAGGAATTATATCGGCATTGACATAAACAGCGCATATCTAGACGAGTCATTCAATGCGGTGAACGACTTCCTCAGGGAAAAAAGGAACAGAATGTCCTGATTCTCCGTATCGTTCAGGGTCTCTTGTTCACCCTCATGTACAGGTAGATATCGGAGACGTTTGTCCCCGAATCGCCGATCCTGAACGATGTGCCGGTAATGTCGAAAAATTTACCGGAATTAAAACTGTCCAGGAAACAGGCAGCCTCGCTTCTGCCGATGGCAGACGTGACGGCACCTGCATTAGTTGTATTTCCGTCATGACCGTCCGTTGCCAGGGCCACGACAAATTCCCCTTTTTTCAGGAGCATTCCTGCCTCAATGGCGAAGTGCTGGCATCTCCCTCCATAACCCCTGGACAGGACATTGACGAGCGCTTCACCGCCTGAGATAAAAATACCATCCCCCCTCAGTGCACGCCGCGCTCTTGCGATGAAACCCGGAACTTCGGCTTCAGTCCGTGAAGTGATGCGCCTGCTGTCGACGGCTGCAGGCAAGCCATTCCTCCTTGCAAACGACACAATTCCGGAAACGGCAGTCGAATTGTCTGCTATGATGGTGTTGCGGGCCGACGAAAGCATCCTGTCCCCCTTTCTGACCGTTTCCCATTTTCCGGACGCCAGTTCATCTATCCTTTCACTGGAAAACATCTTCGTGACATCGTATTTTCTCATGATTGCCAGCGCATCGCTAACAGTTGTGGGATCACCGCACATTGGCCCCGATCCTATGTCCTCGAGACGATTCCCTGTGACGTCGGAAATGAGAAGGGACTGGACTTTCCTCGGAAAGCAGTGCTTTGCCAGCTTCCCTCCCTTTACATCCGAAATGTGCCTTCTCACGCAATTGAGCTCTCCGATGCTGGCAGCCGACATGAGCAGTTTTTCGGTTATGTTCCTTTTCTCCTCGATCGCGACTGGTTCAATTGGCACGGAAAGCATGGCGGATGCTCCTCCGCTCAGCAGAAATATTATTGCGGACGATTCAGGCAGGGAGTCTATTTCGTCAATCATAGCCTCTGTATTTTTTACAGAGGAGATGCTGGTAAGCGGATGGGAGCATTTCTTCAGGGATATTCGCCCGGACCGGCCGTTCTCCAGGCAGTTGATCTGCCCGCCCGCAAATTCGAAATCCGATGCGGGCAGTGCCCTCAGCATACCTGCGGATGCTTTACCAGCTCCGTAGCAATACAATTCCGCCGCATTCTCTGCCGCAAATCTGCGTACTGCCTTTCCCCTGCGAGAAGCCAGAAATTCACGGAGTACGGATGAAGGACTCACTGCGTCGATTGCAGACCTTATGCAGCCTTCGATGATTCTCGTTACGTTCTCGCCGAATGCACTGCTTATCCCGGCAAAACCAACGCCCTGGCCGCTATGGTCTATCTTGCCAGTTTCATGTGGGCGGATGCCAGTTCCCCCCTGGCCTGTGCGGCGAGCGTTGACAGTTCACCTGCCAGAATTACTGATGCTGCTATCTCGGCAAATTTCACAGCCTTTCCGCTTCCGCTGCAACCGATCATCTGCAGCGCTTCCCGCTGAGTCGGAAGTGAAGTGCCTCCTCCTACCGTGCCAACCTCAAGGGAAGGCAGTCTGATGGAAACATACAGTCCGCCGTCAATGTGCTCTGCAGTGGAAATGCCCATGCTGGCCTCGACCACCTGTGCTGCGTCCTGTCCGGTGGCTATGAATAACGCTGCGGCCATGTTGGCAAAATGGGAGTTGAACCCGTAGGCCAGGGAGATGGCACTTCCGAGCAGATTCTTCCTGTATGCAGTTTCGGCGATCTCCGCGGAGGTGGCATGCAGCCTCCTCCTCACAATCCTCTCAGGTATCGTTGCCTCGGCCACAACCGTCTTCCCTCGGCCCAGAATATAGTTGATCGCAGAGGGCTTCTTGTCTGTGCAGACATTTCCTGAAACCGAAATGGTGACTGCACCCGTTTCCCTTTCAACGATATCACATATCCTCTGCGATGCAAAGGTTGCAATATTCATACCCATCGCATCGCCCGTTCGGAACGATAGGCGGACGTGCAGTGTCCTGCCGGAAATGAACGGCAATGCAGACATAAGCTCACCATGTTGTGTGACCTTTTTCACTTCACTTTCAAGTCTGAGCAGGTTGTTCTCAATCCATTTCGATGTCTGAATACCATGTTCTATACCTTCGACACGAAAGACAGGAGCCCTGGTCATTTCGTCCTTAAGGACGCGGCTGTACGCGCCGCCGGAATCCGTTATGACAGAACAGCCGCGGGCGATTGTTGCGATAAGCGCTCCTTCGGTCGTGGCCAGAGGGATGAAAAAATCCCCTTTTGCCTTCTTCCCTCTTATTCTCAGCGGACCAACCACTCCCATCGGTACCTGGGCAACGCCTATAAAATTCTCGCAGTTCTTTGAAGCCGCTTCGGGTTCGAACGAACCGGCTGCAATGTGGGAAAGTTTTGTGTTTGTCTCCGATTCGATTGTTCTCCTTCTCTCTTCTGTCTCCTCTCTTCCGGCGCCCCGCGGAAGCGAAATGCGCTTCATGAAGTTGAAATGAAACAACTGATATAATAAGCATTGATGAGTTTCGACCCGGTAATGTTTTAATAAGAGCCCTCTTTTCAGTTTCGAGGGCCCGTAGCTTAGCCTGGCTGGAGCGCCCGGCTGATAACCGGGAGGTCAAGAGTCCAAATCTCTTCGGGCCCATTTGCTGGAGAATCCAGATCCTGGTGCCCGTACTGTTAATTAACCCGTTTCCCTTGATAACCCAGAGCAGGGGCTGAAAACTATGGCTGAATGGGTTAAACCGGTAACGCTGAAAAGCAGGCATCTCACTGTCAGGCCCATGAACATCGATGATTCAGACGCGCTGAGCCGAATTATCGAAGTGGGCGACTATGCCCTTCTGAGGCAGGGCGGACCGGAAAACAATACGGCCGAGGCTTTCAGAAGTTATTTTCAGGGTATTATCGGCGAACCAGGGCGTCTCGAATTCGTCATAATAGACAACGGTACGGGGAAGATGGCCGGTCATACGGGTTATCTCGATATCAGAGAACATGACAGGGCACTGGAAATCGGGCACACCGTTCTTGCCAGACAGTTTCGAGGCGGATATGTCAATCCGGAGTCCAAATACCTGCTGCTGTCGCATGCTTTTGAGACACTGAATGCCGTCAGAGTCCAGATCAAGACAGACACCAGAAATGTGAGGAGTCAGAAAGCGATTGAAAAGATCGGCGCAGTCAGGGAGGGCATACTCCGTTCACATGACATCACTGCATACAATGTTGTCAGGGATGTTGTCATGTACAGCGTCATTTCAGGCGAGTGGCCAAGTGTGAAGCAAAAATTAATAGAGAGGATCGAGCAGACATCATGACTGTTTCTGCTGAATCCGGGAATCACCACTTCTGGTTTGTTCTGTCGCGTGCGGCACCACGTCTCTTCTGACGAGTATTCCGTTCTAGTACAGGTTAAATTTTTCCACAGCCACATTTACTTCAGTTCCCGGTTCATAATATCTCGCAGCCTTGACTATGAAGTGTTCTTCGCCGATACCGCAGAACAGATAATGAGTGTCTCCGATTGTCTCCGTGCTGAGAATATCCGCCCTGATGCCGTCCGGAGAAAAATGAGTCCATTCAGGTCTGAATCCTGCTTTCATAGCGCCGTCTCCGAAACCAAAAATTTGGCAGATATGAATTTTTCCAATTGTGTCAAGGTTTAAAGTGTGCCGGATTACGAATTGACGGCGTGCCCGCCGAACAGTCTCTTTCTTGTGATTTCGACAGCCGCAGGAGAGACGTCGGCAGCAATCCAGTGTCTCTTCATCTGCCTGGCGACAAATGCAGTTGTTCCGGATCCAGAGAAGAAGTCTGCCACAGTGTCCCCTTCGTCCGTTGATGCTGCGATAATTCTCCGGAGCAGTGCTTCCGGTTTCTGGGTGGGATAGTCGATCTTTTCAGGCTGGTTTCCTCTCAATGCCGGTATATCCCAGACATCGCGCATTTTCACTTCGTTGTAGTAACCGTGCGCATCCTGCTTTAAGTCGATGTTTCTGAAACCGTATCTGTACATCAGGTACGACTTTTCCTTCAATCTGTTAAATTTATATTTCCCCGTTCGTGAATAGAATAAAATCGAGTCGTGTTTGCGGCTGAAAGTTTTGTTCCCCGCGCCACCTGTTTTGTAATGCCAGATAATTTCATTCCTGAAGTTTCCATACCCGAAAATTCTGTCCATCAGGATCTTCACGTAATGCGAAGCATGCCAGTCGAGATGGACGTAAATGGAACCCGTACTTCTGAGCAACCTCCTCATTTCGAGAAGTCTTGGGTTGAGCCAGTCCAGGTACGATGAAATACCCCCTTCCCATCTGTCGGCAAATACTTCCGACTTCTTCAATTCGCTGCCAGTCTTGCTGTATCGTCTGTTTGTAAAAAATGGAGGATCGGCATATATGAGATCCAGAGATTCTGACGGAAGGCCCCCCATTATATTCAGATTGTCACCGCAATAGATGACATCGACCATACCGCGTTTGACAGCGTCATTGCATAGGATGTCTGGTGCCCGCCCCTCATTTTGAATTTCGACGGAAGACATGAGATAATCGGTCATCGATCCTACTGGATGAACAAGCAACTAGTTATCACTTACCCATATCTCCTGAAACAGCGCCGTCTGAAAAGGCAACTTATACAGAAACTGAAGCCGCCATCGGCATGGCCGGAGACAGTATCCTGGAAATTTCTGAGCATGGTGACAGTCAATGGAGTTATGGAGGCACATTCTTCGCAGCCCCTGAGGCCAGTCTGCCAATTATATTGTGTTCGACATGTAGGTGAAACCATCAATTGAAATTTTGAACCCATTATTTAAATAACTCTCAAACCGAACGTTGAGTGACATTCGGGGCGGTTCGGTGGCGAAATGGAGCAATGATATGTCAGGCAGATTCATCCGCAGAATTTCTGCCTCATATAACGAACCGCTCCATGGATTCATCCCGCCGGTTGCAGCAACAATTGCACTGCTGCTCATAGGTCTTTACAGCCCTGTTGCATATACAATGGGAACTGTAATCTATGCAGATGATTTCGGCTACTTTCTTACTGCAGTTATCACCTTAGCAACAGTCGTGCTTTATTTTGCGCGTTACAGAAAGACGATGTTTCTGCAGGATCTTTTCGTTGCCGCCGCACTGATTCAGTCGGCAATCTTCATCGCCGGCACAATATACGTATCCATACTCTTCAACGGACTCCAGGTGAACAGTTTCTCATTTCTATATACCATACTTGATGCTGCGAGGCTCCTTTTAGTGCTCCTTCTCCTGTATTTCGGGCTCTTCAATGCAAGAGTTGCAGATATCAGAAAATCCGTCATTTACTCGGTGTTTGTTGTTTCAACAACAGTGTTCGGCATACTGCTGGTCGCTCTGATAATATACAGCAGGGCAATCGAAAGCATTACCTTTGCTATTGTGTCAGAGCTTTTCGTTTTCCAGGACATAGCGCTGCTGTTAACCGCATCCCTTGTGCTGTTTTTCCTGCTTCTGGAAAGGACTGTAAACGTCCATAGGACACGTAACAGCATGTTCGGTCTCTCAGTTTTCGTCGTGTTCCTCCTGATCGGCAGAATTTTTTATGACTCCTCACAATTTTATTCGCCTTACACGCTCTCTTATGCACATTTGTTCAGCTGGACTGGTGTGCTGTTTCCCCTGTGGGGAATAATGCTTGATGCCAGGAATGATGCAGACATAAGCCTGAGATTTGAAAGGAATATTGCAGATATTGGATTGTACTGGAAAGCATACAAATCTGGTGGTTCAAAAAGCGGCTGGAGCAATTTTCTCTCGGCATGTCTTTCCACTCTTTCAGATGCAACAAGCGGTGCTACTGCCTATGTTTACGAGTCCGAAGGCAGTAACAGCTGGAAACTTCTGTCGACCGGAGGAAAGGACGGGAATTCGTGCGTGCAGCATGTGACTCTTCCTCCCGTTCATGCTGACATACTCAGCGGCGGCCTGATGATAAACGCAGCGACGCTGTCGCACGACGAAATGAATTACAACTCATTCAGGGATTTCGGAAATAATTTCCTGCTTAGCTTTCAAAGGAGCGGTGATACAGTGCTGATGACCGGAATCACCATTCCGGACAAGCAGCCGCTCTTCAATGATTACGCAGCCAGACTGGAGCGCGTTTCCACCCTGCTGTCCGTGGATTTGAGCAGCCGCAGGGATGAGGAAAAACGTGAGAAAATGACGCTGAGACTGCTTGCACTCATAGATGTCGCGCAGAAGCTGAACAATGCAAGAGGCAAGGATGAACTCTATGAATCGGTCTGCAGGACGATCACTGAAAATATCGGCTTTTCATATGTCTCTGTATGGGAGGTGGGAGAAGACAGAATGATCCGGCTCAAAGCATGGGACTGGCCGGAAGAGTTCAGCTCTCTGCTCAGCAGGGACATTACGCTGACCCCAGGACGCGGCATCATAGGGACATGTGCTCTCACGAAAAAACCGTACATGTCCAATGATGTTTCAAAGGATCCGGTTTTTCTGAATCTTGACATATCAAGAGTCGAGAGTGAGCTTGCAGTTCCAATCGTAATCAGCGGCGAATGCACCGCTGTGCTAGATATTGAATCCGCCTCCCTCAATGCATTCGACAGATTTGATTACGACACACTTGTCATATTTTCCAATCTCATGTCGATGTCGCTGCGCAATATTGATCTTTACAGAGGTCTCGAAGAGAGCGAAA of the Candidatus Sysuiplasma jiujiangense genome contains:
- a CDS encoding site-specific DNA-methyltransferase gives rise to the protein MQSSPKTEMTVPYRKCDLFPGPGQIAFYHGDAGAILREIVDERSVDVVVTSPPYNIGKPYGPYQDRLPREKYIDWIAEICTSVGRVLSDGGSFFLNLGQIPKDQFLPLEIALRLKENFHLQNTIHWVKSISVQKKDQVNGGTVTETVGHVKPLRSDRYLNDEHEYIFHFTLHGDVSIDKLAVGVPYKDKSNIGRWRSVRSDLRDRGNVWHIPYKTIQSRKQRPHPATFPVMLPEFCIKLHGLSKTRMVMDPFNGTGSTALACASLSRNYIGIDINSAYLDESFNAVNDFLREKRNRMS
- a CDS encoding GNAT family N-acetyltransferase, which translates into the protein MAEWVKPVTLKSRHLTVRPMNIDDSDALSRIIEVGDYALLRQGGPENNTAEAFRSYFQGIIGEPGRLEFVIIDNGTGKMAGHTGYLDIREHDRALEIGHTVLARQFRGGYVNPESKYLLLSHAFETLNAVRVQIKTDTRNVRSQKAIEKIGAVREGILRSHDITAYNVVRDVVMYSVISGEWPSVKQKLIERIEQTS
- a CDS encoding DUF4147 domain-containing protein — its product is MSPSSVLREFLASRRGKAVRRFAAENAAELYCYGAGKASAGMLRALPASDFEFAGGQINCLENGRSGRISLKKCSHPLTSISSVKNTEAMIDEIDSLPESSAIIFLLSGGASAMLSVPIEPVAIEEKRNITEKLLMSAASIGELNCVRRHISDVKGGKLAKHCFPRKVQSLLISDVTGNRLEDIGSGPMCGDPTTVSDALAIMRKYDVTKMFSSERIDELASGKWETVRKGDRMLSSARNTIIADNSTAVSGIVSFARRNGLPAAVDSRRITSRTEAEVPGFIARARRALRGDGIFISGGEALVNVLSRGYGGRCQHFAIEAGMLLKKGEFVVALATDGHDGNTTNAGAVTSAIGRSEAACFLDSFNSGKFFDITGTSFRIGDSGTNVSDIYLYMRVNKRP
- a CDS encoding hydroxymethylglutaryl-CoA reductase: MKRISLPRGAGREETEERRRTIESETNTKLSHIAAGSFEPEAASKNCENFIGVAQVPMGVVGPLRIRGKKAKGDFFIPLATTEGALIATIARGCSVITDSGGAYSRVLKDEMTRAPVFRVEGIEHGIQTSKWIENNLLRLESEVKKVTQHGELMSALPFISGRTLHVRLSFRTGDAMGMNIATFASQRICDIVERETGAVTISVSGNVCTDKKPSAINYILGRGKTVVAEATIPERIVRRRLHATSAEIAETAYRKNLLGSAISLAYGFNSHFANMAAALFIATGQDAAQVVEASMGISTAEHIDGGLYVSIRLPSLEVGTVGGGTSLPTQREALQMIGCSGSGKAVKFAEIAASVILAGELSTLAAQARGELASAHMKLAR
- the proC gene encoding pyrroline-5-carboxylate reductase, translating into MKWNVAVLGAGKIGEAVARCLSASDLTASVTVTKRNPSTLKLEDRKILISDRNDEACKRSEIVVIAVKAGDAMKLISQIGEHVRGKLVISLMAAISIDRLQQHLPESKIIRAMPNIAASIGESITAFCVGRTVTDEERRTGISVLGTFGDTVEVKESQMDAVTALSGSGPAYIAIIIDAMISAGLKVGLSREIAFRLVTRTLTGTADLLNRHPLHPAELRDAVTTPAGTTIAGIYELEKGSVRTSIMNAVEAATEASKKVALRFDGEFNV
- a CDS encoding GAF domain-containing protein; translated protein: MSDIRGGSVAKWSNDMSGRFIRRISASYNEPLHGFIPPVAATIALLLIGLYSPVAYTMGTVIYADDFGYFLTAVITLATVVLYFARYRKTMFLQDLFVAAALIQSAIFIAGTIYVSILFNGLQVNSFSFLYTILDAARLLLVLLLLYFGLFNARVADIRKSVIYSVFVVSTTVFGILLVALIIYSRAIESITFAIVSELFVFQDIALLLTASLVLFFLLLERTVNVHRTRNSMFGLSVFVVFLLIGRIFYDSSQFYSPYTLSYAHLFSWTGVLFPLWGIMLDARNDADISLRFERNIADIGLYWKAYKSGGSKSGWSNFLSACLSTLSDATSGATAYVYESEGSNSWKLLSTGGKDGNSCVQHVTLPPVHADILSGGLMINAATLSHDEMNYNSFRDFGNNFLLSFQRSGDTVLMTGITIPDKQPLFNDYAARLERVSTLLSVDLSSRRDEEKREKMTLRLLALIDVAQKLNNARGKDELYESVCRTITENIGFSYVSVWEVGEDRMIRLKAWDWPEEFSSLLSRDITLTPGRGIIGTCALTKKPYMSNDVSKDPVFLNLDISRVESELAVPIVISGECTAVLDIESASLNAFDRFDYDTLVIFSNLMSMSLRNIDLYRGLEESERLAEMRAHMLVHDIKNLFQSITLNLELLSGRTSQSRQITEADIKLFQNLNSVIAKGNKFVNTVLEIVRLGSKRDVVTQNYSLHSLLSSALSAVRSSFYPREIDMEADLDPGAAEICSSDLVEEVFINLFANSAKYNENVIVNIKVKSYLINERNKKMIRVEIRDNGIGLSATDPDIIFERFRKGSKGTGLGLSLVRAIMESSGGRIFVKETSTSGPERGTTFALDFPLAEGVLNRLPNEPDAAVQGISAE
- the pheT gene encoding phenylalanine--tRNA ligase subunit beta yields the protein MPVIDLKLRDLVSLSGLDKDSEWFQSAIPMMGASFEGSEAGILRFEFFPNRPDHYSVEGVARSLKHLYGLSRPKVFAVNEGKVRMTVDDSVKNLRPVMLCGVVRNIVMDDGALKSLIDLQEKLHLTVGRRRKKVSIGIHDLDRVTPPFLFRAYGGKEISFEPLGMTDVMTPDEIVRGHEKGIEYGPLLGGGPYPCITDARGKVLSMPPIINGTVSALTEKTRNVLFDVNGVDTAVCSRVLNILCSALSERGGIIESAVVESGGSTERYPDMAFDHMTVPSSLVNSVTGLKFSQDRLADLLERMGYTVQNEKSAIVAGIPPYRMDIMHPVDIAEDAAIAYGYENFGNTQSKRQTNGTMLPATIFSNLIFELMAGYGYMQTVSFMLSSVRMQFGMMRLSEKDAVRLINPVTEDTEILRLSLLPGLLKLFEANKHNELPQRIYEIGDVHTPSRRKHLAALSIHPKATFSESKSLVDALLRDLKFGGEFIASTDERFIAGRQAEIHSGNKAIGIFGELHPEVITNFNLFNPVVGFELDVTELIKLR